A region from the Pseudomonas sp. P8_229 genome encodes:
- the tssJ gene encoding type VI secretion system lipoprotein TssJ translates to MSRRSTAFFKTLTALTVLVLLAGCSSLSPYSKVTKINLKLTGSDQLNPDLNGRPSPIVVRLFELKHPVTFENADFFSLYERAKESLNPDLVASEELELRPGETVEMKLSVEEGSRYVGVLAAYRDLPETKWRYTVQVTPLELTDADLTLDQAGIRNTHEALAKADD, encoded by the coding sequence ATGTCTCGCCGCTCGACCGCTTTTTTCAAGACGCTGACTGCGCTCACCGTGCTGGTGCTGCTCGCCGGTTGCTCGTCGCTGTCGCCGTACTCGAAAGTGACCAAGATCAACCTGAAGCTGACCGGCAGCGATCAGCTCAACCCGGACCTCAACGGCCGTCCTTCGCCGATCGTGGTACGCCTGTTCGAACTCAAGCACCCGGTGACCTTCGAGAACGCTGATTTTTTCAGCCTCTACGAGCGCGCCAAGGAATCCCTCAACCCGGATCTGGTGGCCAGCGAAGAACTCGAACTGCGCCCGGGTGAAACAGTGGAGATGAAGCTCAGCGTGGAGGAGGGCAGCCGCTACGTCGGCGTTCTCGCCGCGTACCGTGATCTGCCGGAAACCAAGTGGCGCTACACCGTGCAGGTCACTCCGCTGGAGCTGACCGATGCCGATCTGACCCTGGATCAGGCCGGTATCCGCAACACCCATGAAGCGCTCGCCAAGGCGGATGACTGA
- the tagH gene encoding type VI secretion system-associated FHA domain protein TagH: MELVFEMLNTKQFVPTELCQKTFKQAGGVIGRGEDCDWIIPDRKRHLSNHHAIVSYREGMFFLTDTSSNGVQDGDSGARLHKGEPVRIEHGSTYVLGDFEIRARLVRDPATFDGEVGRPRAAGSIIPDDAFLDLDPLNAIEQQERVYSEIDELLAPTSKPEDSRQRADYARIDMESLMVPELIAPVEPEPAPAPKAVERQSEGFWEYFGAALGVDLKGLGHDEREALALNAARLLRQSIGGLQQSLRTRSELKNELRLAQTTVQGTNKNPLKFAVDPSEALEILLQPHKPGHLPADQAISRAFRDLQAHQVALLTASRAAVRGTLEHFSPEQLTLRFERDNKPLIATSGGRWRAFGRYHQALRQDDDWSERLLARDFAQAYEEQIRLISTLHTDHQG, encoded by the coding sequence ATGGAATTGGTTTTCGAAATGCTGAACACCAAGCAGTTCGTGCCCACCGAGTTGTGCCAGAAGACCTTCAAACAGGCTGGTGGCGTGATCGGGCGGGGCGAGGACTGCGACTGGATCATCCCTGACCGCAAGCGTCACCTGTCCAACCACCACGCGATTGTCAGCTACCGCGAGGGCATGTTTTTCCTGACCGACACCAGCAGCAACGGGGTTCAGGACGGCGACAGCGGCGCACGCCTGCACAAGGGCGAACCGGTGCGCATCGAGCACGGCAGCACCTACGTGCTCGGCGACTTCGAAATTCGCGCGCGACTGGTGCGTGACCCGGCGACCTTCGATGGTGAAGTCGGCCGTCCGCGTGCCGCCGGCAGCATCATTCCGGACGACGCGTTTCTCGATCTTGATCCGTTGAATGCGATCGAACAGCAAGAGCGCGTCTATTCGGAAATCGACGAGCTGTTGGCCCCGACCTCCAAGCCCGAGGATTCCCGTCAGCGTGCCGACTATGCGCGCATCGACATGGAAAGCCTGATGGTGCCGGAGCTGATCGCACCGGTTGAACCCGAGCCAGCTCCGGCCCCGAAAGCCGTCGAGCGTCAGAGCGAAGGGTTCTGGGAGTATTTCGGTGCGGCGCTGGGCGTGGATCTCAAAGGCCTCGGCCACGACGAGCGCGAAGCGTTGGCGCTGAACGCTGCGCGTCTGCTGCGGCAGAGCATCGGCGGTTTGCAGCAGAGCCTGCGCACCCGTTCGGAGCTGAAAAACGAGCTGCGTCTGGCCCAGACCACCGTGCAAGGTACCAACAAGAACCCGCTGAAATTCGCCGTCGATCCGAGCGAAGCGCTGGAGATTCTGTTGCAGCCGCACAAGCCCGGGCACCTGCCGGCCGATCAGGCGATCTCCCGTGCGTTCCGCGATCTGCAGGCGCATCAGGTGGCCTTGCTCACCGCCAGCCGCGCCGCCGTGCGCGGCACTCTGGAGCACTTCTCGCCGGAACAACTGACCCTGCGTTTCGAGCGCGACAACAAGCCGTTGATCGCCACGTCGGGCGGGCGCTGGAGAGCGTTCGGCCGTTACCACCAGGCACTGCGTCAGGACGATGACTGGAGCGAGCGTCTGCTGGCCCGCGATTTCGCCCAGGCCTATGAAGAACAGATCCGCCTGATCTCCACCCTCCACACCGACCACCAAGGATGA
- a CDS encoding sigma-54 interaction domain-containing protein → MFTQVPQPLVYAEALLAQFASLSRAADGAALLGDFVRGLAELSGCELTQLYLLDATHTCLGMNAECLDGALQPRATTSLPADYNGEQLLQFALCQNRVVCLDDLGASLHETSFLPATAGAWQSLLCVPLVNQQKAVEGLLLCASRRHVDLQGFADSLGQLGSFVLGQLHLLQRLRQPVGVEAPVSRSVPSLNGYGLIGKSAAMRQTHSLISKVLHSPYTVLLRGETGTGKEVVARAIHDCGPRRSQAFIVQNCAAFPENLLESELFGYRKGAFTGADRDRAGLFDAANGGTLLLDEIGDMPLSLQAKILRVLQEGEIRPLGSNDTHKIDVRIIAATHRDLAVLVSEGKFREDLYYRLAQFPIELPALRQREGDILDLARHFAEKACAYLQRDPVRWSDAALEHLSGYTFPGNVRELKALVERAVLLCEGGELLAEHFSLRMEPMPEDHSGLNLRERLEKVERTLLLDCLRKNDGNQTLAARELGLPRRTLLYRLGRLNINLGDFDG, encoded by the coding sequence ATGTTCACTCAAGTGCCGCAGCCACTGGTTTATGCCGAAGCCTTGCTGGCGCAGTTCGCCAGCCTGTCGCGCGCGGCGGACGGGGCTGCGCTGCTGGGTGACTTCGTGCGTGGACTGGCCGAGTTGAGCGGTTGCGAATTGACGCAGTTGTACCTGCTCGATGCGACCCACACCTGCCTGGGGATGAACGCCGAGTGTCTCGATGGCGCGCTGCAACCGCGCGCCACGACCAGCCTGCCGGCGGACTACAACGGTGAGCAACTGCTGCAGTTTGCCCTGTGCCAGAACCGCGTGGTGTGCCTGGACGATCTGGGTGCCAGCCTGCACGAAACCAGTTTCCTGCCGGCCACCGCCGGCGCCTGGCAATCGTTGCTGTGCGTGCCGCTGGTCAATCAGCAGAAGGCGGTCGAAGGCCTGCTGCTGTGTGCCAGTCGCCGTCACGTCGACTTGCAGGGTTTCGCCGATTCCCTCGGCCAGCTCGGCTCGTTCGTGCTCGGCCAGTTGCACCTGCTGCAACGCCTGCGTCAGCCCGTCGGGGTCGAGGCGCCAGTGAGTCGCAGCGTGCCGAGTCTCAACGGTTATGGCCTGATCGGTAAAAGCGCGGCGATGCGCCAGACCCACTCGTTGATCAGCAAAGTCCTGCACAGCCCCTACACCGTGTTGCTGCGTGGCGAGACCGGTACCGGCAAGGAAGTCGTGGCACGGGCGATTCACGATTGTGGCCCGCGTCGCTCCCAGGCCTTCATTGTGCAGAACTGCGCGGCGTTCCCGGAAAACCTGCTGGAAAGCGAGCTGTTCGGCTACCGCAAAGGCGCCTTTACCGGCGCTGATCGCGATCGCGCCGGGCTGTTCGATGCGGCCAATGGCGGCACGTTGTTGCTGGATGAAATCGGCGACATGCCGCTGTCGTTGCAGGCGAAGATTCTGCGTGTGTTGCAGGAAGGCGAGATCCGTCCGCTGGGCTCCAACGACACCCACAAGATCGACGTGCGCATCATCGCCGCGACGCACCGCGACCTGGCAGTGCTGGTCAGCGAAGGCAAGTTCCGCGAGGACTTGTACTACCGCCTGGCGCAATTCCCGATCGAGTTGCCGGCCCTGCGTCAGCGCGAAGGCGACATCCTCGACCTGGCCCGGCACTTTGCCGAAAAGGCCTGCGCGTACCTGCAACGTGATCCGGTGCGCTGGTCCGACGCGGCGCTTGAACATCTGTCCGGTTACACCTTCCCCGGCAACGTGCGGGAACTCAAGGCGCTGGTCGAGCGCGCGGTGCTGTTGTGCGAAGGCGGCGAGTTGCTGGCCGAACATTTTTCCCTGCGCATGGAGCCGATGCCCGAAGACCACAGCGGCCTGAATCTGCGCGAACGCCTGGAAAAGGTCGAGCGCACGCTGTTGCTCGATTGCCTGCGCAAAAATGACGGTAACCAGACCCTCGCCGCCCGCGAACTGGGCTTGCCGCGCCGCACCCTGCTGTACCGCCTCGGTCGTCTGAACATCAACCTGGGTGATTTCGATGGTTGA
- the tssH gene encoding type VI secretion system ATPase TssH: MINVDLQQLIQALDAETRRDLERSAERCVARGGSKILVEDLLLGLLERPNGLLSRALQDADVDAGELSAALQSRVEHSASRNPVFAPELVQWLQDALLVANLELGQTQVEDAALILALLRNPMRYAGSRYQPLLAKLNIDRLKEFALSQQEQPAANGKPAAQGESLLQRFTHNLTQQARDGKLDPVLCRDGAIRQMVDILARRRKNNPIVVGEAGVGKTAIVEGLASRIAAGEVPQVLKGVELLSLDMGLLQAGASVKGEFERRLKGVIDEVKASPKPIILFIDEAHTLIGAGGNAGGSDAANLLKPALARGELRTIAATTWAEYKKYFEKDPALARRFQPVQLHEPTVSEAVTILRGLAQVYEKSHGIYLRDDAVVSAAELSARYLAGRQLPDKAVDVLDTACARVRISLAAAPESLERLRGELAEGGRQRQALRRDAEAGLLIDHEALDALEARLDEAESEMVALESLWTEQKQLAERLLELRQQLAKAREAAAVEPTLSVEEDAEGTVIETLVAEVEEGQSVEALEAQLNETHSALTAAQVKERLVSFEVCPRLVAEVISAWTGVPLAQLAREHNAKVASFATDLRTRIRGQEQAVHALDRSMRATAAGLNKPDAPVGVFLLVGPSGVGKTETALALADLLYGGDRFITTINMSEFQEKHTVSRLIGAPPGYVGYGEGGMLTEAVRQKPYSVVLLDEVEKADPDVLNLFYQIFDKGVANDGEGREIDFRNTLILMTSNLGSDKISDLCEDGARPTAELLEETIRPVLSKHFKPALLARMKVVPYYPVGGPVLRELIEIKLGRLGERLNRRQLDFSWCQNLVDHLSERCTQSDSGARLIDHLLDQHVLPLVADRLLDAMATGESLKRVHATLDGNASVMCEFA; encoded by the coding sequence ATGATCAACGTAGACCTGCAACAACTCATCCAGGCGCTGGACGCCGAAACCCGTCGTGACCTGGAACGTTCGGCCGAACGTTGCGTGGCCCGTGGCGGCAGCAAGATCCTCGTCGAAGACCTGCTGCTGGGTCTGCTGGAGCGTCCGAACGGCTTGCTGTCGCGCGCGCTGCAGGATGCAGACGTCGACGCCGGCGAACTGAGCGCCGCGCTGCAATCTCGCGTTGAACACAGTGCCTCGCGCAACCCGGTGTTTGCCCCGGAACTGGTGCAATGGCTGCAAGACGCGCTGCTGGTGGCCAACCTCGAACTAGGTCAGACCCAGGTCGAAGACGCCGCGCTGATCCTCGCGCTGCTGCGCAACCCGATGCGTTATGCCGGCAGCCGTTATCAGCCGCTGCTCGCCAAGTTGAATATCGATCGCCTGAAAGAATTCGCCCTGTCGCAACAGGAGCAACCAGCCGCCAACGGTAAGCCGGCCGCTCAAGGCGAATCGCTGCTGCAGCGCTTCACCCACAACCTGACCCAGCAGGCCCGCGACGGCAAACTCGACCCGGTGCTGTGCCGCGATGGCGCGATCCGCCAGATGGTCGACATCCTCGCCCGTCGTCGCAAGAACAACCCGATCGTGGTCGGTGAGGCCGGCGTCGGTAAAACCGCCATCGTCGAAGGCCTGGCCTCGCGTATCGCTGCCGGTGAAGTGCCGCAGGTGCTCAAAGGCGTCGAGCTGCTGTCGCTGGACATGGGCCTGCTGCAGGCCGGCGCCAGCGTCAAAGGTGAGTTCGAGCGTCGTCTCAAAGGCGTGATCGACGAAGTCAAAGCCTCGCCGAAACCGATCATTCTGTTCATCGACGAAGCCCACACCCTGATCGGCGCTGGCGGCAATGCCGGCGGCTCCGATGCGGCCAACCTGCTGAAACCGGCCCTGGCCCGTGGCGAACTGCGCACCATCGCCGCCACCACCTGGGCCGAGTACAAGAAATACTTCGAGAAAGACCCGGCCCTGGCCCGTCGTTTCCAGCCGGTGCAATTGCACGAACCGACTGTCAGCGAAGCGGTGACCATCCTCCGTGGTCTGGCGCAGGTCTACGAGAAGAGCCACGGCATCTATCTGCGTGATGATGCGGTGGTCTCGGCGGCCGAATTGTCCGCCCGCTATCTGGCCGGTCGCCAACTGCCGGACAAAGCTGTCGACGTCCTCGACACCGCGTGTGCCCGGGTGCGTATCAGCCTCGCTGCTGCCCCGGAAAGCCTTGAGCGCCTGCGCGGCGAGCTGGCCGAAGGTGGTCGTCAGCGTCAGGCGCTGCGTCGCGATGCCGAGGCCGGTCTGCTGATCGACCACGAAGCGCTGGACGCACTGGAAGCGCGGCTGGACGAAGCCGAAAGCGAAATGGTCGCGCTGGAAAGCCTGTGGACTGAACAGAAGCAACTGGCCGAGCGCCTGCTGGAGCTGCGCCAGCAACTGGCCAAGGCCCGTGAAGCCGCTGCCGTCGAGCCGACCCTCAGCGTTGAAGAAGACGCCGAAGGCACCGTGATCGAAACCCTCGTTGCCGAGGTCGAGGAAGGCCAGAGCGTCGAAGCGCTGGAAGCCCAGCTCAACGAAACTCACAGCGCCCTGACCGCCGCCCAAGTCAAAGAGCGTCTGGTCAGCTTCGAAGTCTGCCCGCGTCTGGTCGCCGAAGTGATCAGTGCCTGGACCGGCGTGCCATTGGCGCAACTGGCCCGTGAGCACAACGCCAAGGTTGCGAGTTTCGCCACTGACCTGCGCACGCGCATCCGTGGTCAGGAACAAGCCGTGCACGCACTGGATCGTTCGATGCGCGCCACTGCCGCCGGCCTGAACAAGCCTGACGCACCGGTCGGCGTGTTCCTGCTGGTCGGCCCGAGCGGCGTCGGCAAGACCGAAACCGCGCTGGCCCTCGCTGACCTGCTGTACGGCGGTGACCGCTTCATCACCACCATCAACATGTCCGAGTTCCAGGAGAAGCACACCGTATCGCGTCTGATCGGTGCGCCACCGGGCTACGTCGGTTACGGCGAGGGCGGCATGCTCACCGAAGCGGTGCGCCAGAAGCCGTACTCGGTGGTGTTGCTCGATGAAGTCGAAAAGGCTGATCCGGATGTGCTCAACCTGTTCTATCAAATCTTCGACAAGGGCGTGGCCAACGACGGCGAAGGTCGCGAGATCGACTTCCGCAACACCTTGATCCTGATGACCTCGAACCTCGGCAGCGACAAGATCAGCGACCTCTGCGAAGACGGCGCACGCCCGACCGCCGAACTGCTCGAAGAGACCATTCGCCCGGTGCTGAGCAAACACTTCAAACCGGCGCTGCTGGCGCGGATGAAAGTGGTGCCGTACTACCCGGTGGGCGGTCCGGTGCTGCGCGAGCTGATCGAAATCAAACTCGGTCGTCTGGGCGAGCGCCTGAACCGTCGTCAGCTGGATTTCAGCTGGTGCCAGAACCTCGTCGATCACCTGTCCGAGCGTTGCACGCAAAGCGACAGCGGCGCGCGTCTGATCGACCACCTGCTCGATCAGCACGTGCTGCCGTTGGTGGCCGACCGCTTGCTCGACGCGATGGCCACCGGTGAAAGCCTCAAGCGGGTGCATGCCACGCTCGACGGCAACGCCAGCGTGATGTGCGAGTTCGCCTGA
- the tssG gene encoding type VI secretion system baseplate subunit TssG, translating into MDTTYGPAAPALSGLTKVIREYSLFQAVLLVIDRLREAHPYLSEDDLYDQVEFQANPSLGFPRSDVDRVEFFEEHGQMRARIRFNLIGLVGSGSPLPAFYGEQALGDSEDGNPTRNFLDLFHHRLQRLMLPIWRKYRYRASFQSGALDPFSAQLFALIGLGGEEIRKAKELNWKRLLPYLGLLSLRAHSAALIEAVLRYYFKHEDLVIEQCIERRVEILDEQRNRLGRANSLLGEDLVLGEHVRDRSGKFRIHITELDWERFHEFLPIGFGYQPLCALVRFTLRDPLDYDIRLVLRPEEIRELRIGEKNDCRLGWTSWLGCEKADGVVTLGSKIH; encoded by the coding sequence ATGGACACCACGTATGGGCCTGCAGCCCCTGCTTTAAGCGGGCTGACAAAGGTAATACGCGAGTACTCGCTGTTTCAGGCCGTGCTGCTGGTGATCGACCGGCTGCGCGAGGCACACCCGTACCTGAGCGAAGACGATCTGTACGACCAAGTGGAGTTCCAGGCCAACCCGAGCCTGGGCTTTCCGCGCAGCGACGTCGACCGTGTGGAGTTTTTCGAAGAGCACGGGCAGATGCGCGCGCGCATACGTTTCAACCTGATCGGCCTGGTCGGTTCGGGTTCGCCGCTGCCGGCGTTCTATGGCGAACAGGCGCTGGGCGACAGCGAAGACGGCAACCCGACGCGCAACTTCCTCGACCTGTTCCACCATCGCCTGCAACGGCTGATGCTGCCGATCTGGCGCAAGTACCGCTACCGCGCCAGCTTCCAGAGCGGTGCGCTCGATCCGTTCTCGGCGCAGCTGTTCGCGTTGATCGGTCTGGGCGGCGAAGAGATCCGCAAGGCCAAGGAGTTGAACTGGAAACGCCTGCTGCCGTATCTCGGTCTGCTCAGCTTGCGGGCGCACTCGGCGGCGCTGATCGAGGCGGTGCTGCGTTACTACTTCAAGCACGAAGACCTGGTCATCGAGCAGTGCATCGAGCGTCGCGTGGAGATCCTCGACGAGCAGCGCAACCGTCTCGGTCGCGCCAACAGCCTGCTCGGTGAAGACCTGGTGCTGGGCGAGCACGTGCGCGACCGCAGCGGCAAATTCCGCATTCACATCACCGAACTCGACTGGGAGCGATTCCACGAATTCCTGCCGATCGGGTTCGGCTACCAGCCGCTGTGCGCGCTGGTGCGGTTCACCCTGCGTGACCCGCTCGATTACGACATTCGCCTGGTGCTGCGCCCGGAAGAAATCCGCGAACTGCGCATTGGTGAAAAGAACGACTGTCGCCTGGGGTGGACCAGTTGGCTGGGCTGCGAGAAAGCAGACGGCGTGGTGACCCTGGGCAGCAAAATTCATTAA
- the tssF gene encoding type VI secretion system baseplate subunit TssF — translation MSFNHYYQSELTALRQLGRRFAERSPALAPFLGQAGRDPDVERLLEGFAFLTGRLRQKLDDELPELSHSLMQLLWPNYMRPLPAFSILQFDPLKRSGPALVVERDTPIESKPIEDVRCRFRTCYPTEVLPLDLAALNYSVKGDGSLLSLRLEMSADGHLGELELSKLRLHFAGERYISQMLYLSLLRNLEGIELIPLDGAGKPIDGVSGKPMAFKIPGDRVKPVGFAEEEALIPYPLNTFRGYRYLQEYFAFQDKFLFVDVNGLDILNALPEDTLKQMRGLELRFDIRKSGIMRMRPTLDNVKLFCTPIANLFAHDALPIRLDGKQDEYLLLPAEFDLENCGVFSVETVTGWKPGGLGYQEYVPFESFEHDPSFDVPNSRPHYSIRQRSSLLHDGLDTYLSFGIRHTEAHETLSIELICTNQNLPRKLKLGDICMACEETPEFLSFRNITPATSSFAPPLNRDFLWKLISNMSLNYLSLADVNALKVILETYDLPRYYDQHAEKVSKRLLGGLKHIKHHHVDRLHRGLPVRGLRTELTIDPEGYIGEGDLFVFASVLNEFFALYASLNSYHELRVKSTQGEVYQWTPRMGLQPLL, via the coding sequence GTGTCCTTTAACCACTACTACCAAAGCGAACTCACCGCACTGCGCCAACTGGGCCGCCGTTTCGCCGAGCGTAGTCCGGCGTTGGCGCCGTTCCTGGGGCAGGCCGGGCGGGATCCGGATGTGGAGCGGTTGCTGGAAGGTTTTGCGTTCCTCACCGGGCGCCTGCGGCAGAAGCTCGATGACGAGCTGCCGGAGCTCAGCCACTCGCTGATGCAACTGCTGTGGCCGAACTACATGCGCCCGCTGCCGGCGTTCAGCATTTTGCAGTTCGATCCGCTGAAGCGTTCGGGCCCGGCGCTGGTGGTCGAGCGTGATACGCCGATTGAAAGCAAGCCGATCGAAGACGTGCGCTGCCGTTTCCGCACCTGCTATCCGACCGAAGTGTTGCCGCTGGATCTGGCCGCGCTGAACTACTCGGTGAAGGGCGATGGCTCGCTGCTCAGCCTGCGTCTGGAAATGAGCGCTGACGGCCACCTCGGTGAGCTGGAGCTGAGCAAACTGCGCCTGCACTTTGCCGGTGAGCGCTACATCAGCCAGATGCTCTACCTGAGCCTGCTGCGCAACCTCGAAGGCATCGAGCTGATCCCGCTCGACGGTGCCGGCAAGCCGATCGATGGTGTCAGCGGCAAGCCGATGGCGTTCAAGATTCCGGGTGACCGGGTCAAACCGGTGGGCTTTGCCGAAGAAGAAGCGTTGATCCCGTATCCGCTGAACACCTTCCGTGGCTATCGCTACCTGCAGGAATATTTCGCCTTCCAGGACAAGTTCCTGTTCGTCGACGTCAACGGTCTGGACATCCTCAACGCGCTGCCGGAAGACACGCTCAAGCAGATGCGTGGCCTGGAATTGCGCTTTGACATTCGCAAGAGCGGCATCATGCGCATGCGTCCGACCCTGGATAATGTGAAGCTGTTCTGCACGCCGATTGCCAACCTGTTCGCGCACGACGCACTGCCGATCCGCCTCGATGGCAAACAGGATGAATACCTGCTGCTGCCAGCGGAATTCGATCTGGAAAACTGCGGCGTGTTCTCGGTGGAAACCGTCACCGGCTGGAAGCCCGGCGGCCTCGGTTATCAGGAGTACGTGCCGTTTGAATCCTTCGAGCACGACCCGAGTTTCGACGTGCCCAACAGCCGTCCGCATTACAGCATCCGCCAGCGTTCTTCTTTGCTGCACGACGGCCTCGACACCTATCTGAGCTTCGGCATCCGCCACACCGAAGCCCACGAAACCCTGTCGATCGAGCTGATCTGCACCAACCAGAACCTGCCGCGCAAGCTCAAGCTCGGCGACATCTGCATGGCCTGCGAGGAGACGCCGGAGTTCCTCAGTTTCCGCAACATCACCCCGGCCACCTCGAGCTTCGCGCCACCGCTGAACCGTGACTTCCTGTGGAAGCTGATCAGCAACATGTCGCTCAACTATCTGTCGCTGGCCGACGTCAACGCGTTGAAGGTAATTCTCGAAACCTACGACCTGCCGCGCTACTACGACCAGCACGCGGAGAAGGTCAGCAAACGCCTGCTCGGCGGCCTCAAACACATCAAGCACCACCACGTCGACCGGCTGCACCGCGGGTTGCCAGTGCGTGGTCTGCGCACCGAACTGACCATCGACCCGGAAGGGTATATCGGCGAGGGCGACCTGTTCGTTTTCGCCTCGGTTCTTAACGAGTTTTTCGCGCTTTACGCCAGTCTCAATTCGTACCACGAGCTGCGGGTAAAAAGCACACAGGGAGAGGTGTACCAATGGACACCACGTATGGGCCTGCAGCCCCTGCTTTAA
- a CDS encoding PAAR domain-containing protein yields the protein MSGKPAARVSDPTACPLPGHGTNPIAAGSGDVFFDGLAAAREGDASACGGAMVGGLATTVLINGKPAATVGSVGAHGNTVTAGSGTVIIGNSHTSAPFLPTGKHPWQWDGYDTANLQKRMAASEQDVKSLLWLARVEFDD from the coding sequence ATGTCTGGCAAACCCGCAGCACGTGTATCCGACCCCACCGCTTGCCCGCTCCCCGGCCACGGCACAAACCCGATCGCCGCCGGTTCCGGCGACGTGTTCTTCGACGGCCTCGCGGCCGCCCGCGAAGGCGATGCCTCCGCGTGTGGTGGTGCGATGGTCGGCGGTTTGGCGACGACGGTTCTGATCAATGGCAAACCGGCTGCGACCGTCGGCTCGGTCGGGGCACACGGGAACACGGTTACTGCGGGATCCGGGACGGTAATCATCGGGAATTCGCATACGTCCGCACCGTTTTTGCCCACTGGCAAGCATCCGTGGCAATGGGATGGATACGACACCGCCAACCTGCAGAAGCGCATGGCCGCTTCTGAGCAAGACGTGAAAAGCCTGCTCTGGCTGGCCAGGGTTGAATTCGATGACTAG
- the tssE gene encoding type VI secretion system baseplate subunit TssE, with product MDGYGSLFERLNGDAELRKGRSLEASAMASVAAHLAKMLSTRAGSVQTLSDYGLPDLNDMRLSLHDSLSQARLAIESFIEAYEPRLSNVRVISLPRDHDQLRLAFSIEGLLEVEGFKRQVSFAARLDGSGQVKVN from the coding sequence ATGGACGGATACGGCAGCCTTTTCGAACGCCTCAACGGCGACGCGGAACTACGCAAGGGCAGGAGCCTCGAGGCCTCTGCCATGGCGTCGGTGGCTGCCCATCTGGCCAAAATGCTCAGCACCCGGGCCGGCAGCGTGCAAACGCTGTCCGACTACGGGTTGCCCGATCTCAATGACATGCGCCTGAGCCTGCACGACTCCCTGAGTCAGGCCCGCCTGGCCATCGAAAGCTTCATCGAAGCCTACGAACCGCGCCTGAGCAACGTGCGTGTCATTTCCCTGCCGCGTGACCACGACCAGCTCCGCCTGGCCTTCAGCATCGAAGGCCTGCTGGAAGTCGAAGGCTTCAAGCGTCAGGTCAGTTTCGCCGCGCGCCTGGATGGCAGCGGTCAAGTGAAGGTGAATTAG